AGTGAGTAGGAAATGAGAAGGAGGCAAAGGAGTCAGGGTGAGTCATGCTTCAGAAGATCCAAGAGAAGTGGAGGAGCTCAGGTGCAGGAATATGAGGCCCAAGAGAGCAGAAGATCTTAGAGATTCTCAGGCGACAGAAGGTTTTGAGGTGCTCTAGAGGGCAGAGAATGTGGGAGTCATAGAGGAGATCACAGGGCCTGGAATGGGAAGATGAGATTTGCGGTGAGCCAGAGGAAATGGGATAGATCCAGTTGAGAATGTATGCAGGTAGTGTGCTGAGTGTCTTAGCAGGATCTAGTGCCCTCTGTTGTGAATGACTCTCTCATGATTCTCAGTGCACAACCCACACACTAGCCCTCACTGTGTATGTAGATATCTCAGTCCATgttattttttccccttgggGGCTTGCCAGATCACCTTGCTGCTTGAACAGAGTGGAGGCTTGTACTTCATCTGTGGAGGGAGCCTCATCCACGCTGACTGGGTTCTGACTGCAGCACACTGTGTCACGTGAGTCCTACTGTCCTTATTCCTGCCCTGATCTTTCTCCTTGTAAGACCCAGGCAGCCTGGGTCAGCAGGTGAATATGACAAACTCACCAATAGGCCCAGGCtgacctccctttctctttcagagATGGCGGACCATATTGGGTGCTGCTGGGCAGGTACAACCTGAATGAACCAGAGTCATCTGAGCAGCTCATCCCTGTGGAAAAGTTCTATGTACATGAAGAATACAACAATGCTAATGCGGCCAAAGGGTGAGTGAACTCCCAGCCTGAGACCAGGCTCCTGTATTCTTTCCTTCATGAGCCACAGCTCATCTAGGACACCCTGAAGAAGTGTGGGGAGTGTGTGCAACCTGGACTCAGCTCCCACACACTGAGCACAGCCTTGGAGACCAACAGCACCAACCTCCCTCCTTGCACAGGGGACCCCAGGTCCAAGGAGAGGCAGGAAGTCCCTCAGGGCTACTGGGCTCAGTATCCCTGGAGCCCAGGACCCTTAACCCCTTCCCCAATTCCAAGGTGTCCTGTGCTCAGTAGAGGTTCCTTCAGCAcagcctgggttcctggctgtaTAGGCAGAGGAGGAGCAATGGACTATGAATCAGGCTGTGGGTGTCGCTGAACATCTTGGGCAGTCAATGCCTTGTTCTGGCCTCATGTTTCTACTTGTCAAGGTGACTGAAACTGCAGCAGGGTTTCCTGGTGGTACTGGTGGGCAGGGAGTTCATCCTCAGTCTTCACCTGTGAACACCTGTGTGTCCAGAGGCTCAACTTTTTGTGATGAGAGAATCACAGCAATTGCAGTACAGGAGTGTGGGACTGTTGTTATGGAGATCCTGTCCCATCTTCACAGAGCTTTTTGGAAGTAGGCAAACAAATGAAACCACAGGAAGTATCTCAAGTGACAGTAGTAACTGCATCTTCAGAAAGCCAGGGAGAGGCTTCTATATTATACGTGGCTTCAAGAAatcaggaggagaggagagaattaAGGACAGGAAGCGAGGAAGGAAGAGTGAGAAAgatagagaggtagagaggagagagagagaaattgtatATTGGTTCCtccaccaaatgcctgcagcactcTAGAGCTGGGATAACAAAATATTGGATTTTACAATTGTGCCCAGTTATACATGTGGATCGCTGAGATCTAACCTCTTGAATCATCAACTTCTATCCCATCCTGCACATGAGCAAGAACCTAAAATGGGAAGAGTAGCTGGAATTTGAACATAAGAACTGTGCTGTGTGTTACCGTGTCTTAACCTCTGTGTCTTATGTCTAACACTGCCCTGGGTTTCTCAGCCCTCCAGGATTTTCTGATGCAGCTGGAGTATGAGGACCATTTGTGGAAACCAGGGCATTTATGAAGCTAAGGGTTGGTGGATGCTAAAGGGGCAGGGAACTCTAATGTATATTCTACGTTAAGAGTGAACTTAGGGACCAAGGAACATTAGAGGTCCCCAAGAGGTGATCATCTGGAGCCAAGGCCTAGCATAGATCTATTTCAGTCAGAAGAATGTATTGCATTTGATTATTTCCTTTCAACAGCTATGACATCGCCCTCCTTAAGCTGTCATACAGCGCTAAGCTGACACCTGAAGTGAAGCCTGCCTGTCTCCCTCCTGCTGGCTACACCCCACCCCATGGAACGAAATGCTACATCACTGGCTGGGGCACCACCTCCAGTACGTACTGGCCAGGGAGAGTAGCAAAAAGACAGGACCTGGGGGCCAAGGCCAATGATGCCATGGTGCACAAAGCATGCAGGATGGTGGGGTTGGGGAATGGGGAGGAGAATCCCCCATTGGATATGCAGAGCTCTGGACCTGGAATGCCACATCTCTATCCCTATCCCTGCTCCCAACTAATTACTCTCTGTCCCTAAAGCTGGTGGATCAGTCTCAGATGTTCTGCGGGaggggctgctgcctgtggtggaCTACGAACACTGCTCCCAGTGGGACTGGTGGGGCTCCACTGTGAATAAGTGCCATATATGTGCTGGCGGATATGAAGTCTCTGGCTGTAATGTAAGTTGGCTCACATTTGTCATTGTGAGGCAACATCCTGGTCCCTCTACTATGTCTATAGATGTGGAGGAAGTTTTAGCCACTGCCAAGGGGGTCTCCACTGTAGGCAACACTTGGAGAAAGTCAGCTCAGCCCACACACCCTGAAAACTGTCCCAGCTCACAGGCTCCCTCTCCTGGGACCATCACTGTCCCTTCTCCTGCTCAGGCTTCCCCATTAGCACAGCAGGGACACTCGCACCAACACCTTGAGTCACCCACTCTGGGCTCTGCAGGGATCCTCAAACACTGTGCTGTGGGAGCTGAGTCTTCCTAGTCAGCGGGGAAGGTGCTGCCAGCAGGGGGCGTTGGCATCTTTTGGAGCTCTCTTGGTGCCAGGGGCTGTGCTGAGGTCCTGTCTGGGTCCCTTCCTGCTCAGCCTCTCTGGTAGCACAGACCCTGCTCCTGCCCAGATGAGGCCTGAGGCTGGGGGGAGGTGCagcagtgtgggtgtgtctgtaaCCCCTAGGTCAGGGACAATTCCTTCCAGCCGAGATGGTAGCTCAGACCCCACCCCTCTAATCTTCACAGGGTGACTCTGGAGGACCCCTCAACTGCCTCACAGAGGATGGATGCTGGAAGGTCTGTGGTGTGGCCAGCTTTGTTTCTGGTTATGGCTGCAACACTTACAAGAAGCCCACGGTGTTCACTTGTGTGGGTTGCTTCATTGGTTGGATTGAGAAGGTGAGGATAGGGCAACTGAGCGGAAGTTCTCCAGAGATGAGCTGGAGAACAGGGGAGGAGGGCAGATCCTGGTGAGGGCTGCAGTGGGTGATGTGCTGTGGAAACATTCTAGAGGGACGAGAGGTGTGttcttctctgtgtgtccccAGAACTTCACAGGCTTTGGGTGAAGCTTTGCACTTCCTTATTCAGGGAGAGTTTCTCAGTGTGTCCTCTGTTCAGGTTCTTATTTGtcacagagacagaaggacacaCGACTTCCTGTGTTGAAGGATAGGGGAGAGGTGTGAAATGAGCAGTAATGGTGaggtatggtgagagatgtgatGGGGAAAGCTGACACCTCTGTCTTGGGACAATTGTTTGCAAAGGGTTAATGCTGTCTATGATAACAGCAGTGAGCCCCATTGATACACCATTAAATGTGCACCAGGCACTGTGATGGGAGCCTTAGTTATGTTATGATCATGAGCCCTATCGGTAAGTACTATGATCACCACCCCCATTAGAGGGTGAAACTGAGACTTAGAGAAGTCACTTTTCCAGATCACACAGGGAATGAGTGGTCAGGCTCGGAGTTGACCCTAGTTCTCTTTTACTATAGAACCTTTGATGCTAACTCTACTGTTCTCTTCTTCCCCTTTTTTCCAGATCACTGGGATCAAGCTCAGTTGTTCATGCTGATCCCACAACCTCAAATAAAGATCACTGAGCAAGTTGAGTCTTTCTCCTTTATTACCTGTTCCTCTCTAGCCTGTTCTGAAGATCTTAGAAGATTTGCAGAGATGAGACCAGAGTCAGCCTCTGACAGGACAAGAAAGCCTTGGGGCCAGGAAAGAAATCATAATGGGTTTAGTCTATGACTGTGGGCTCTCAGACACAAAACTTTCAATATGGAAACTGAGGCAGTACCAGGACAACTAGATAAGCAGGTCCCCCAGGATAGTGTCTCTCGGAGAACAATGGCTTTTCTATGCAGGCACAACACACAGTGACACCTGCAGAGAACCGAATCTGCCTCTTCTCAGGAGGCTGGTGGTTGAAGGACCATGGGTTTCTGCCTCCACTGACTTGCAGGAAGAAGAGGGCTATAGTCATTCATTTACTCAGTATCATTCATTCCTTATTTCAGAGGAGGGTTCTGAGGAAGGGATACATCAATTCTGCTCTGAAGTGATTAGTCATTTACAGAGAATTACACGTGTCAGAGGCATTCAGGAAGCACTGCCAGCTCCTTGCCCATGGCCAACTTATGGCTGGAAGTGCACTGATGAATGGGACAACCCAACGAGAGTcttgggttcaaggtgaggagacacacacacacaagcacatacgTCAGGGCTCAGCATGGGATTAAGGAGGTCAGAATGATGTCTGTTATGTAAGCAGAACAAACACGTTCTTGGGATTAATTCCTGCCAGTGGGCCCTGAGACCATGGAGGGGGTTAGGCAACAGTGTTCCTTGGCTgcagaaccactggagacagttTGACTGAACAAATCCATTTATTGAAAGCAAATACAGATTTATATAGAGTAGAAAAAGGGGAATGCAGAAGGATAGTCCTGGGATAGTTCTCCCACTCAATAATGACATTGTAACTGGCTAGTAGGCATGCCTAACTCTGTACCCTCTAACCAAGTCACAGGTCACTTTCCTTACTCACAGTTAGAAGCTGTGCCTCAGATCACAGGCAGGTACACTGTGACTCACATAAGCGTAACAGTTAGCACATAGACTGAAAGCTATTCATCATATGTGGCTGGCAAATAGGTTGTGGGTCAcatttgacttcttagagttgcttatcaggaaagtcccagcacagcttgtccaaggacagagaagaaagactaGAGTGCAGCCCACCACTCTCACTGCATGTCCAGTGAACAGGTCAGGCTGAAGTTTCTGTTAGCCGAGACTACTGTCAGGGTTTCCTTGGGAACAAGGTGTGCCATGTGTCtgtgacctcccacataggcaaagcaggcagagatcctggGGCAATCTCCCACAGGCAGAAGAAACATAGACACAGCTGAGCCTCTGAATTCATTTCCTCCCTGAACTCCACAGAACGAAGCCATGGCCCTAGCGAGGACACATACCAATCTCTCTCAGTAGTCACGTGCTCCATTGCCCCCTTCCTTTGTCCAAAGTGCTACTGCCACAGTGCGTCCTGATTGTACTTCCACTTTGAGTCCCACCTACTCAGCTTCCAAAGCAGCACCTTTTCAATTGGCCTAGAAATGTAGTAGATAATTTGCAGATCTGTGATATCCTACCACCTGTGAGAGAGGCAAGGATAGAGTTCCAGACACTTGGTTTCTGCTTACCCCAACTCTGgtggttttggccatttggggaataaaacagttgATAAAagatacctctgtgtgtgtgtgtgtgtgcacaaatgtgtgtgttatttctgtctctctgtcactctgctttgtaaatacatttacaaatcaatgcatttttaacatattttgtaTATGGAGAGAAATACATCCATGTCTTACATCTGGATTACAACATTTCCCAGCATCTTCTGACTCAATATTCTATTTCTGTAAACTGTATTAGCTGTATTGGTCTGTGAGTTTCTGCCTTGTTCCATGTCACACAGTGTCCTCCAGATACCTTTGTGTTGCTGCAGTGGCAAGATTTCATTGTGGGGACAGACTCTCCTGAGAACTTGAAGTGACAGAAAGGATGACCCCAAAGCTCAGGAAGGAGCACAGTGATTCTGACTCAGTGCTTCATGTTCTTGATCTCTATTCACTCCCAAGGCTTCCATTATTTAGGGCATGGACACCCTTCTCTGTGGTATCTGCCTCCATTATAAGACTCCCATACCCACTTCATAGTTAGGTGAATTTGAAAAGCTGAGCAGCTTCAGGCTGTTGACCAGAGAGTCcagtgtttgtttctttcttgtgCACATGATGTGGTTCCTGATATTCCCCTGAAGTGTGCGTGTGTGGTCGGGGGAGGAGGGAGGtaggtaatttttttctgttctttccctctctctgccatccTGCCTTTTGCAtacataaataagtgaatcttaataAGTAAAGACAGGAGTGGGATGCAGTAGGAAGGGCACTGGTGGAatctggagttcctggttccagtttcAGTTGTGACCTTGAGCTGCTCTATTCCCTTGAGCAAGACATAGCCCATCCCTGGGACACACAATCTCTGTCAGGCCTCCCAAGATAAAATTTTATCTAAAAATGTAAATTACTTCAATTAATGCATGTATGTTTACCAGGCCTGGTATATTTGCATGTCTGATTTCCCCACCTGCAAAGTATATTTAATAATATCAGTATATCAATATATATCAGTATATATCAGTATATCAATATATATCaatatctatatatatgatatatatatatacatacatatatatatatatatatatatatatatatataaatataccaggggaataaggggtggttcccttgcagaacagctactcccactggagagcgggaactgggatgggggtagaccaaaCTAGGCTGGGTTACGGCACCTGTGCGCCCCATGTGGACCAGATCatggaaaaaccaggctgggctgattattcttaCTGGTTAATTCTACAATTAGAGAGGGTGAGGGTTGTcggggcttagctgcagcatcaactggcagaagctggcactgggggctaattctgtcaagttaaaccacagaaccacctggagagtgcataatctggtagtgggagtgacctgggagggaaatagtgggctcctctctcttaggTTGCCACcctccatgggagggcacgaaacttggacaggggctgggatggctagacagagacacccaacatcTGTGAAggttggatagtggagctggttagatggaacaaggttttaatacccattgacatgtatgagaacagaagggaatgtgggacagactgaactagtctgccacacatactggcaaaccagggtgggggcgggcctggttggggttattgtggctTGCCCCagcaaggctgcagctcccactggtttatgcgagggccaagtatgcgctgggcagaagcagcctggactacaaacacccattggttccagtggaagacagggatggaaacagaaccaacacagcaactgCAATCACTAGCtaatcggggcgatggactgtgccgggccctgtgcttcctagtacatacaagaatctggtctgggaacacttgagacaaagtttctttggggaatccCCTAATTGAGGTTtcagactcagaacgctaaccatcaaatgacagaagacagaacaagtcaatcaaccacctcagctatatgttgggaataaaaaaactgggcaaatggagaagctatgatggactatgtcgatcagtggaATCTCCAAcaaccgcattgtgcttggagtggtgatagTGGCAACAACTCAGAACTGTGGAATTATCagaaccacttgggcaagacccttggagcatgccccacatgtgggacctggggtgggtgggagtctgggcggggcttctcccttaaaacctccttttacatcagatatattagggaaacaatatggaactaattgtcttacccatcttcctgtagtgcttaaacctttttaccctaattatgtcaagattgtcaaaataaaaaaaatatatcggTATAGAAGATTCTGTCACTGGATGCACTCTGTCCCATTTTGTGGCTAACAGAGGGTACAATACTTCTCAAAATATGTTCTGACTATCCACTCCGACCTGATCTGGACCTATCAGGGGGCTTGCAATGCCCTTGAGTGAAGTCAGATTCATGTCGCacagcaaaagagaaagaaaaaggcagcTTCATCAAGTCTTATGTCTGGGTGCTCTTGTGGGAAAGCAGCCCCagctgaattcagagctcaggaaggaTGCATTTATCGgtgggaaagaagagaagaagagacatggATCACtacggcatgatgctcataatggacaactcaaaaaagctgtcttttttgtttatacagaaatcctcacaagcttttgcacaacatccaattatttcatttttacttcatggttaaaagaGTGGttacaaaaataattctaaagCATTAGTatgattattttacttcaaagaaaacattttcagcaaaccattactcattcaaacctgcagtcacctggctgaagccaggaactccacagttggcagtaCATGAGTTTACAGAGTGACAGGTGGTTTactatatccaaaatcaattttcactaaacccaAATTAATACTagttaaaatatcaagaatacaaaactaaaaagaaagctcccaatgaaactgttggaaatgtgtagacaacgggatgccagactgtctgacactgtaccaccaatgtcagggcacacttaaataagagactgattgtaGACGAACTAAGATGGCCGACTAGGGAGGGCAGGCATAGAGGAGGATGTGCTAAAGGAGGGATGGGAAATAGCTGAGGGGAGTGCAGCAGACCAGAAAACTGCAGAGAGGAGTGCTTGAAGCTTCTTGAAAATCCAGCAACCAAGAAGAATTGCATAACTTGGaaggaatccagagaaagaaagcagggaaCACAGTGACTCACTCCAAACATGCGGAGTTGCTCCAGGCAGGGGAAGCACAAGCGGGGAAACCCAGCCGAcccagagaaggcagaatgagctGGACAGTTTGCCTTTCGTGAATATCCCCACTAGCAACAGCAATTATCTGCAGGAGGGACAGAGGCTTCAGTGGAGGGTGAACTAGAGGCTCGTTCCCAAGCCCATGCCACACGGAGCCCGATCTGCTTATACCCCTCCCcttctacccccccccccccggggagTTTCCAGCCACCCAGCGGTGAGTCTGTCCCAGGCTCCAGGTGGACCAGCCTCAGGCAGGCCCTGCCTTGGAAGCGCCTTTGCATTAGTGTGGGGGACTTGGAGATTCACAGGACTCCAGTGAGGCAGGGACAGCTAGGGTAAAGGACCCTGCAGATCTGGCTTCCTGAGAGACACACGGAGCCTGATTCTGCTCGTGCCCCTCCCCCCCGGAGTTTCCAGCCACCCAGCAGCGAATCTGCCCCAGGCTCCAGACGGAATGGGCCTTGGGCAGGACCTGCCTTGGAAGTACCTTTGCAATAGGGCTAGCAACTCGGAGATTCACAGGACTCCAGTGAGTCAGGGACAGCTAGGGTAAAGGGCCCTGCAGATCTGGCTTCCTGAAAGTCACACGGAGCCCGATTCTGCccgtgcccctccccccagcagAATTTCCAGCCACCCAGCAGCAAGTCTGCCCCAACTCCACACGGAATGGGCCTCGGGTGGGACCTGCCTTGGAAGCACCATGGCAATAGGGCTGGCGACTCGGGGACTCATAGGACTCCAGTGAGTCAGGGACAGCTAGGGTAAAGGGCCCCACAGATCTTGCTTCCTCAGAGGGTCACACGGAGCCTGATCTGGCTTGTGCTCCATCTTCCCAAGCGGAATTCTCTGAAACTGAAACTGTGTGAGAACCTGACATCCCAATTAGCATAGGGGCTGGGCAGAACTCGCCTAGAGGTCTCCCAGCAGCACAGGCGCCAGGGGTGTGGCTTGGCTCAGGCTCTCTGAAGGATAGCACCTGCAGGCCATTCAGCGTCCCAAAACCTGGGTTTTGCATCAGGTCAGGGCAGCACTACTTCACACCGGCATGTCCTGAGGTGGCACAGGATGGTGGCACGCAACAACAAGATTGTTCTTGGAGGCTCCTCAACGCACTGGCACCTGGATTTCACGTCAGGGCAAGGGAATGTGGTAACGCACCTGAAAACTCCTAAGTAGTACCGGCACCTGAAGTCCCCATTACCATAGGGGACAAACCGACTGTGACAGGAACCTCTTGGAGGCACCTGCGTGTGCAACGGGTAGGTCCCCAGGGCGCAGGCAATCACAGGGGCTGGGTGGGCGAATTGAAATTGCAGCTGCACTAGCATCAGCAATGTGCAGGCGCCCAGGGCCCCAGTGAGCATAGGGGTGGGGCGGAGTGTGCCTTTTCTATCAGGATGGTGGGGAGCACCAGGGAGAAGAATCCCCAGCAGAGGCTGTAGAGAAAAACAGTAGTGGGGGGCAGGGAGCGGAGGCTTTAACGGGCCGTGGTCCTGACGCCTATAGACAGAGATCCTGGCGGCCTGAGGCATACTCCCTCACAGGCCTGAAGGGCACTGGGAGTCTCCCAAATCCGCCAAGACCAGAGACACGGAGTCTTGAAGCTACAAAGTGCTGCTACAATGCCCTACCCCTGAATACATACACGGGAGGGCGCCGTAGCCAACAGGCTTTAGAGAATCCCAGTTACAGTGGGTTATATACATCCAGGGGTTAACAAAGCTACACTACCCCCCACCCTTGCTAAACACACCCAGTAGTATTCAGAAAaattctctttcaaacaaatacaaaccAAATAACAGTAGcagactcacacctactccagacTGCTGCACTAAGACCAGAAactgtaaataaacaaatcagagaataaatcCCCCAAATCAACAGGAAACAATAACACAATGAGAAgaggtatcagaaaaagtaatgatccagatgagagaaccagctccccaccaaaaaaaaaaaaaaaagacaatatctatttcggagatgcaagatgaagacatggaagttccaccagacaaggaatttagaaaaataatgataaaattcgtcagagacaatgagaagaactgggaaaaCTTCACGGAATTCAAGAACCatatagtcacagaaatacaacaagtcaagagcaaaatccttgacttaggaCACAAAGTTGAGAGTCTAATCAACAGAATAAATATAGCAGGAGAGAGGATCTCTGCAACTGAAGATACGTAGGTTGGA
This window of the Ochotona princeps isolate mOchPri1 chromosome 2, mOchPri1.hap1, whole genome shotgun sequence genome carries:
- the LOC101516325 gene encoding proproteinase E-like produces the protein MRNEDTDDAENYEEQVSEAHKEPQKDFQQEYSRIQPQVHTYQAHTHQSTSPPPISPTPPAVWSMITLLLEQSGGLYFICGGSLIHADWVLTAAHCVTDGGPYWVLLGRYNLNEPESSEQLIPVEKFYVHEEYNNANAAKGYDIALLKLSYSAKLTPEVKPACLPPAGYTPPHGTKCYITGWGTTSTGGSVSDVLREGLLPVVDYEHCSQWDWWGSTVNKCHICAGGYEVSGCNGDSGGPLNCLTEDGCWKVCGVASFVSGYGCNTYKKPTVFTCVGCFIGWIEKCPPDTFVLLQWQDFIVGTDSPENLK